A region from the Pseudomonas promysalinigenes genome encodes:
- the cysT gene encoding sulfate ABC transporter permease subunit CysT yields MSRRISPVIPGFGLTLGYTLVYLSLIVLIPLAAMFIHASQLTFAQFWTIVSAPRVIAALQLSFGTALFAAIINGVIGTLLAWVLVRYTFPGRKIIDAMIDLPFALPTAVAGIALTALYAPNGWVGQFATDLGFKIAYTPLGITLALTFVTLPFVVRTVQPVLADIPREVEEAAACLGAKPVQVFRHILAPALLPAWLTGFALAFARGVGEYGSVIFIAGNMPMKTEILPLLIMVKLDQYDYTGATAIGVLMLVVSFILLLLINLLQRRIETP; encoded by the coding sequence ATGTCACGTCGCATTTCCCCCGTCATACCCGGCTTCGGGCTGACGCTGGGTTACACCTTGGTGTATCTCAGCCTGATCGTGCTGATACCGCTGGCGGCCATGTTCATCCATGCCTCGCAGCTGACCTTCGCGCAGTTCTGGACCATCGTCAGTGCCCCACGGGTGATCGCCGCACTGCAACTGAGCTTCGGCACCGCGCTGTTTGCCGCCATCATCAACGGCGTGATCGGTACCCTGCTGGCTTGGGTGCTGGTGCGTTACACCTTCCCCGGACGCAAGATCATCGACGCGATGATCGACCTGCCGTTCGCCTTACCCACCGCCGTTGCCGGGATCGCGTTGACTGCGCTGTACGCACCAAATGGCTGGGTTGGCCAGTTCGCTACCGACCTGGGCTTCAAGATCGCCTACACCCCGCTGGGGATCACTTTGGCGCTGACCTTCGTCACCTTGCCATTCGTGGTGCGCACGGTGCAGCCGGTGCTTGCGGACATCCCGCGCGAGGTCGAGGAGGCGGCCGCCTGCCTGGGCGCCAAGCCTGTGCAGGTGTTCCGCCACATTCTGGCGCCAGCGCTGCTGCCTGCCTGGCTCACCGGCTTTGCCCTGGCCTTTGCCCGGGGCGTTGGCGAGTACGGGTCGGTGATTTTCATCGCTGGCAACATGCCGATGAAGACCGAGATTCTGCCGTTGCTGATCATGGTCAAGCTCGACCAGTACGACTACACCGGCGCCACTGCCATCGGCGTGCTGATGCTGGTGGTTTCCTTCATCCTGCTGCTGCTGATCAACCTGCTGCAGCGTCGCATCGAAACCCCTTGA
- a CDS encoding sulfate ABC transporter substrate-binding protein, translated as MSIRRYALAALASAVFAGSAIAKDYELLNVSYDPTRELYQQYNAEFIKHWQEAHPGDKVKIQQSHGGSGKQGRAVIDGLRADVVTLALAGDIDEIAKLGKTLPEDWQKRLPDASTPYTSTIVFLVRKGNPKGIKDWGDLIKQDVSVITPNPKTSGGARWNFLAAWAYGLKTGGSEDKAKAYVQELFKHVPVLDTGARGSTITFVNNGQGDVLLAWENEAFLALKEDGGADKFEIVVPSLSILAEPPVAVVDKNVEKKGNTEIATEYLKHLYSPAGQKIAAENFYRPRDEKVAAEFGKQFPKLDLVTIDKDFGGWKTAQPKFFNDGGVFDQIYQAQ; from the coding sequence ATGTCCATCCGCCGTTATGCCCTGGCTGCGCTTGCCAGTGCGGTATTTGCCGGTTCCGCCATCGCCAAGGACTACGAACTGCTCAACGTGTCCTACGACCCGACCCGCGAGCTGTATCAGCAGTACAACGCCGAATTCATCAAGCACTGGCAAGAGGCCCATCCGGGCGACAAGGTGAAGATTCAGCAGTCCCACGGCGGCTCGGGCAAGCAGGGCCGCGCTGTGATCGACGGCCTGCGCGCCGACGTGGTGACCCTGGCGCTAGCCGGTGATATCGACGAAATCGCCAAGCTGGGCAAGACCCTCCCCGAGGACTGGCAGAAGCGCCTGCCGGATGCCAGCACTCCGTACACCTCGACCATCGTCTTCCTGGTGCGCAAGGGCAACCCCAAAGGCATCAAGGATTGGGGCGACCTGATCAAACAGGATGTCTCGGTTATCACCCCCAACCCGAAAACGTCCGGCGGCGCTCGCTGGAACTTCCTGGCCGCCTGGGCCTACGGCCTGAAAACCGGCGGCAGCGAAGACAAGGCCAAGGCTTACGTTCAGGAGCTGTTCAAACACGTACCGGTGCTCGATACCGGTGCCCGTGGCTCGACCATTACCTTCGTCAACAACGGCCAGGGCGATGTACTGCTGGCGTGGGAGAACGAAGCCTTCCTGGCGCTGAAAGAGGACGGCGGCGCCGATAAATTCGAAATCGTGGTGCCATCGCTGTCGATCCTGGCTGAGCCGCCGGTCGCGGTGGTGGACAAGAATGTCGAGAAGAAAGGCAATACCGAAATTGCCACCGAATACCTCAAGCACTTGTACAGCCCGGCAGGCCAGAAGATCGCCGCCGAGAACTTCTACCGCCCGCGAGACGAAAAAGTGGCGGCTGAATTCGGCAAACAGTTCCCGAAACTGGACCTGGTAACCATCGACAAGGACTTCGGTGGCTGGAAGACTGCGCAACCAAAATTCTTCAATGATGGTGGTGTGTTCGACCAGATCTATCAGGCACAGTAA
- the oscA gene encoding sulfur starvation response protein OscA — translation MSASLRSIDGQDEATILREIQSALRDLRFGAVEITVHNAQVVQIERKEKFRLQQPGHKPS, via the coding sequence ATGAGTGCATCGCTGCGCAGCATCGACGGTCAGGATGAAGCCACCATTTTGCGGGAAATCCAGAGCGCGCTGCGCGACCTGCGGTTTGGAGCGGTAGAGATCACCGTGCACAACGCTCAGGTCGTGCAGATCGAGCGCAAGGAAAAATTCCGCCTGCAACAGCCCGGTCACAAACCCAGCTGA
- a CDS encoding efflux RND transporter permease subunit, translating to MKGSFNLSDWALKHQSFVWYLMFVSLLMGIFSYFNLGREEDPSFTIKTMVIQTRWPGATQAETLYQVTDRIEKKLEDLDSLDYTKSYTRPGESTVYVYLRDTTKAEDIPQIWYQVRKKIQDIRGDFPSGIQGPGFNDEFGDVFGSVYAFTADGLTLRQLRDYVEQARAEVRDVPNIGKIEMIGTQDEVLYLNFSTRKLAALGIDQRQVMQALQAQNAVTPAGVIEAGPERISVRTTGQFASEKDLQTVNLKINDRFYRLADIANIQRGYVDPPSPMFRYNGQTAIGLAIGMKAGGNVQVFGDALKHRMDQVIEDLPIGVGVHTVSDQSVVVEKAVGGFTSALFEAVVIVLAVSFISLGMRAGLVVACSIPLVLAMVFVFMEYSGITMQRISLGALIIALGLLVDDAMITVEVMVTRLEMGESREQAATFAYTSTAFPMLTGTLVTVAGFVPIGLNGSSAGEYTFTLFAVIAVALLVSWVVAVFFAPVLGVHILSSRKVKGHSNEPGRVGRAFEHGLLWCMRHRWLTIIGTVVLFALAVFCMRFVQNQFFPSSDRPEILVDLNLPQNASIEETRKVVDRFEARIKDDPDLVHWSTYIGQGAIRFYLPLDQQLQNPYYAQLVIVSKSLEAREALMPRLRKILREDFVGVGVNVQSLEMGPPVGRPIQYRVSGGDIDQVRKHAIDLATLLDQNKYIGEMMFDWNEPGKVLRVEIAQDKARQLGLSSEDVAKVMNSIVSGVPITQVNDNIYLIDVVARAEDGERGSPDTLQNLQILTPNGTSIPLLSFATVRYELEQPLVWRRDRKPTITIKASVNGDIQPTDLVAQLKPKIDEFASKLPVGFEVATGGTVEESAKAQGPISKVIPLMLFLMATFLMIQLHSVQKLLLVISVAPLGLIGVVLALVPTGTPLGFVAILGILALAGIIIRNSVILVTQIDEFHAQGLTPWDAVVEATNHRRRPILLTAAAASLGMIPIAREVFWGPMAYAMIGGIIVATLLTLLFLPALYVAWYKIREPQGKEQGRP from the coding sequence ATGAAAGGAAGCTTCAACCTGTCCGACTGGGCGCTCAAGCATCAATCCTTCGTCTGGTACCTGATGTTCGTCAGCCTGCTGATGGGTATTTTTTCGTACTTCAATCTTGGCCGTGAGGAAGACCCGTCGTTCACCATCAAGACCATGGTGATCCAGACCCGCTGGCCTGGTGCGACTCAGGCCGAAACCTTGTACCAAGTCACCGACCGCATCGAGAAGAAGCTCGAAGACCTCGATTCGCTCGACTACACCAAAAGCTACACCCGCCCAGGCGAGTCGACGGTGTATGTCTACCTGCGCGATACCACCAAGGCCGAGGACATCCCGCAAATCTGGTACCAGGTGCGCAAGAAGATCCAGGACATTCGCGGGGACTTCCCCTCAGGCATCCAGGGCCCGGGTTTCAATGACGAATTCGGCGATGTATTCGGCTCTGTCTATGCGTTCACCGCCGATGGCCTCACCCTGCGTCAACTGCGCGATTACGTGGAGCAGGCCCGCGCCGAAGTGCGCGACGTGCCCAATATCGGCAAGATCGAAATGATCGGCACTCAGGATGAAGTGCTGTACCTGAATTTCTCGACCCGCAAGTTGGCCGCGCTGGGTATCGACCAGCGTCAGGTCATGCAGGCTTTGCAAGCGCAGAACGCCGTAACCCCGGCTGGGGTGATCGAGGCTGGCCCGGAACGTATCTCTGTGCGCACCACCGGGCAATTCGCTTCGGAAAAAGACCTGCAGACTGTCAACCTGAAGATCAATGACCGCTTCTACCGCCTGGCCGATATCGCCAACATCCAGCGCGGTTACGTCGACCCGCCGTCACCGATGTTCCGTTACAACGGTCAGACCGCCATTGGCCTTGCCATCGGCATGAAGGCCGGTGGCAACGTGCAGGTGTTCGGTGATGCGCTGAAACACCGGATGGACCAGGTGATAGAAGATCTGCCGATTGGCGTGGGCGTGCATACCGTCTCGGACCAGTCCGTCGTGGTCGAAAAGGCAGTTGGTGGCTTCACCAGTGCGCTGTTCGAAGCCGTGGTGATCGTGCTGGCGGTGAGCTTCATCAGCCTGGGGATGCGCGCGGGCCTGGTAGTGGCATGCTCGATTCCACTGGTGCTGGCGATGGTGTTCGTGTTCATGGAATACAGCGGCATCACCATGCAGCGAATTTCACTGGGGGCTTTGATCATCGCTCTGGGTTTGCTGGTCGATGACGCGATGATCACGGTCGAGGTGATGGTCACACGGCTGGAGATGGGCGAAAGCCGGGAGCAGGCCGCCACCTTCGCCTATACCTCCACGGCATTTCCCATGCTCACGGGCACCCTGGTTACGGTGGCCGGCTTCGTGCCCATTGGCTTGAACGGCAGCTCTGCCGGTGAATACACCTTCACCCTGTTCGCCGTTATCGCGGTGGCGCTGCTGGTGTCGTGGGTGGTGGCGGTGTTCTTCGCCCCGGTGTTGGGTGTGCATATCCTCAGCAGCCGCAAGGTCAAAGGCCATTCGAACGAGCCAGGCCGGGTTGGCCGGGCATTCGAGCATGGCCTGCTATGGTGCATGCGCCATCGCTGGCTGACCATCATCGGCACGGTGGTGTTGTTCGCCCTGGCGGTCTTTTGTATGCGCTTCGTGCAGAACCAGTTCTTCCCGTCATCTGACCGGCCGGAAATCCTCGTCGACCTGAACCTGCCGCAGAATGCTTCGATCGAGGAAACCCGCAAAGTGGTGGATCGTTTCGAGGCGCGGATCAAGGATGACCCTGACTTGGTGCACTGGAGCACTTACATCGGCCAGGGTGCGATCCGTTTCTACCTGCCCCTGGACCAGCAGCTGCAGAACCCGTACTACGCGCAGTTGGTGATCGTCAGCAAGAGCCTTGAAGCGCGCGAGGCTTTGATGCCGCGCCTTAGGAAGATACTGCGGGAAGACTTCGTCGGTGTCGGTGTCAACGTACAGTCGCTGGAGATGGGCCCGCCCGTAGGGCGGCCGATCCAGTACCGGGTCAGTGGCGGCGATATCGATCAGGTGCGCAAACACGCCATCGACCTGGCGACCTTGTTGGATCAGAACAAGTACATCGGCGAGATGATGTTCGACTGGAACGAGCCCGGCAAGGTGCTGCGGGTGGAGATCGCCCAGGACAAGGCCCGCCAGCTGGGGTTGTCGTCCGAGGATGTGGCCAAAGTGATGAACAGCATCGTCAGCGGTGTGCCGATCACCCAGGTCAACGACAACATCTACCTGATCGATGTGGTCGCCCGCGCCGAAGACGGTGAGCGCGGCTCGCCCGATACCCTGCAGAACCTGCAGATCCTCACCCCCAACGGCACCTCGATCCCACTGTTGTCTTTCGCTACCGTGCGCTACGAGCTCGAACAGCCACTGGTGTGGCGCCGCGATCGCAAGCCAACCATCACCATCAAGGCATCGGTCAACGGTGACATTCAGCCGACTGACCTGGTGGCTCAGCTCAAGCCGAAGATCGATGAGTTCGCCAGCAAATTACCTGTGGGCTTCGAAGTGGCTACGGGCGGTACGGTGGAGGAGAGCGCCAAGGCTCAGGGGCCGATCAGCAAAGTCATACCGCTGATGCTGTTCCTAATGGCGACTTTCCTGATGATCCAACTGCACAGCGTGCAGAAGTTGCTGTTGGTGATCAGTGTGGCGCCGCTGGGCTTGATCGGCGTGGTGCTGGCGCTGGTGCCGACTGGCACGCCCCTGGGGTTTGTGGCAATCCTCGGTATTCTTGCCCTGGCTGGCATCATCATCCGAAACTCGGTGATCCTGGTGACCCAGATCGACGAGTTCCACGCCCAGGGCCTGACGCCGTGGGATGCCGTGGTCGAAGCCACCAATCATCGGCGAAGGCCGATTCTGCTGACGGCGGCAGCAGCGAGCCTGGGCATGATACCGATTGCCCGCGAGGTGTTCTGGGGGCCGATGGCCTACGCCATGATCGGTGGGATCATCGTCGCCACCTTGCTCACGCTGCTGTTCCTGCCAGCGCTGTATGTGGCTTGGTACAAGATCCGCGAGCCACAGGGCAAGGAACAAGGCCGACCCTGA
- a CDS encoding efflux RND transporter periplasmic adaptor subunit codes for MKRLLMVSAAMLLAACGSEEQAPEPIRPVLSVKVQPQVQAQLGRFAGVIEARFESTLGFRVGGRIARRWLDVGAQVKAGDTLATLDPTDQQNQLRAAEGDLARVQAQWINAQADARRQQQLYDRGVGAQAQLDIAQTNLKTTGAALEQARSAKRQAQDQLGYSTLRSDHDAVITAWQAEAGQTVTAGQAVVTLARPDVKEAVIDLPIGVAEQLNQNLTFTVASQLDPDINTTATLRELEPQADPTTRTRRARLTLASTPPAFHLGTAISVTLSSPVSARSELPLSALLERDGKTQVWVIDTQQKTVNTRDVTLIERTDDSIVLASGVQPGEYVVTAGVNSLKPGQKVIFDEDAQ; via the coding sequence ATGAAGCGTCTGCTGATGGTATCGGCCGCCATGCTGCTTGCTGCCTGCGGTAGTGAGGAGCAAGCGCCCGAGCCGATCCGCCCGGTGCTGTCGGTCAAGGTGCAGCCACAGGTGCAGGCGCAATTGGGGCGCTTCGCCGGGGTGATCGAGGCGCGCTTCGAGAGCACCTTGGGCTTCCGGGTTGGTGGGCGCATCGCGCGGCGCTGGCTGGATGTGGGCGCCCAGGTCAAAGCCGGCGACACTTTGGCGACCCTTGACCCTACCGACCAGCAAAACCAACTGCGTGCCGCCGAGGGCGACTTGGCCAGGGTGCAGGCGCAGTGGATCAACGCCCAGGCCGATGCCCGCCGTCAGCAGCAGCTCTATGATCGCGGTGTGGGGGCCCAGGCGCAGTTGGATATCGCCCAGACCAACCTCAAGACCACCGGCGCTGCCCTGGAGCAGGCCCGCTCGGCTAAGCGCCAGGCCCAGGACCAGCTCGGCTACAGCACCCTGCGCAGCGACCACGATGCAGTGATCACTGCTTGGCAGGCCGAGGCCGGGCAGACCGTTACCGCTGGCCAGGCCGTGGTGACGCTGGCGCGGCCTGATGTGAAAGAGGCGGTGATCGACCTGCCGATCGGGGTGGCCGAGCAACTTAACCAGAACCTCACCTTCACCGTCGCCTCGCAACTCGATCCTGACATCAACACTACCGCAACCTTGCGTGAGCTGGAGCCCCAGGCAGACCCGACCACCCGTACCCGCCGCGCCCGCCTGACCCTGGCCAGCACCCCGCCGGCGTTCCATCTGGGCACCGCGATCAGCGTCACTCTGAGCTCGCCGGTATCGGCGCGCAGCGAGCTACCACTGAGCGCCCTGCTCGAACGCGATGGCAAGACCCAGGTCTGGGTGATCGACACCCAGCAAAAAACCGTGAATACCCGGGACGTCACTTTGATCGAGCGAACCGACGACAGTATCGTGCTGGCCTCGGGCGTGCAGCCCGGCGAATACGTGGTGACTGCCGGCGTCAACAGCCTCAAGCCTGGCCAGAAGGTCATCTTCGACGAGGATGCGCAATGA
- a CDS encoding efflux RND transporter periplasmic adaptor subunit: MKFMRPLSVVFLGLLFLLTGCSKEEVPQTHPRVGVQQVSPTDFAARVTLTGDVQARVQTDLSFRVGGKIISRSVDVGDHVKARQVLARLDPKDLQNNVDSAKAEVFAAQARVTQTSAAFVRQQKLLPKGYTSKSEYDSAEAALRSNQSALKAAQAQLANANEQLSYTALVSEADGVITARQAEVGQVVQATMPIFSLARDGERDAVFNVYESLLVAPPSDTGVTVSLLDDPKIQAQGFVREITPTVSAQSGTVQVKVALKNVPPGMQLGAPVTASTHAVGRPSIELPWSALTKALHAPAVWVVGEDDKVELRKVEVGRYLTGKVVIASGLKAGETVVVNGTQLLHPGMQVEKVDATAPGGAR; the protein is encoded by the coding sequence ATGAAGTTCATGCGTCCATTGTCGGTCGTTTTTCTGGGGCTGCTGTTTTTGCTCACCGGCTGTAGTAAAGAAGAAGTGCCTCAAACGCACCCACGGGTGGGCGTGCAGCAGGTATCGCCAACCGATTTCGCGGCCAGGGTGACCCTCACTGGGGATGTTCAAGCACGGGTGCAGACCGACTTGTCGTTCCGCGTCGGTGGCAAGATCATCTCCCGAAGCGTGGATGTCGGCGACCACGTCAAAGCCAGGCAGGTATTGGCACGGCTTGACCCCAAAGACCTGCAGAACAATGTCGACTCGGCCAAGGCCGAGGTCTTTGCTGCCCAGGCGCGGGTCACCCAGACCAGTGCCGCGTTCGTGCGCCAGCAGAAGTTGCTGCCCAAAGGCTACACCAGCAAAAGCGAATACGATTCCGCCGAAGCTGCCCTGCGCAGTAACCAAAGTGCGCTCAAGGCCGCTCAGGCGCAGTTGGCCAATGCCAACGAGCAACTGAGCTACACCGCCCTGGTGTCCGAGGCCGATGGCGTGATCACCGCGCGCCAGGCCGAGGTCGGCCAGGTGGTACAGGCGACCATGCCGATCTTCAGCCTGGCTCGGGATGGCGAGCGCGATGCAGTCTTCAACGTGTATGAATCCTTGTTGGTCGCGCCACCGAGCGATACCGGCGTCACCGTTAGCCTGCTGGACGACCCCAAGATCCAGGCTCAAGGGTTCGTGCGCGAGATAACCCCTACAGTGTCGGCGCAAAGTGGCACGGTGCAGGTCAAGGTGGCGCTGAAGAACGTACCACCCGGTATGCAACTGGGCGCACCGGTCACCGCCAGTACCCATGCGGTCGGCAGGCCGAGCATCGAGCTGCCATGGTCGGCGTTGACCAAGGCGCTGCATGCCCCGGCGGTTTGGGTGGTTGGCGAGGATGACAAGGTCGAACTGCGTAAGGTCGAGGTCGGCCGCTACCTGACCGGCAAGGTCGTCATCGCCAGTGGCCTGAAGGCTGGGGAAACGGTCGTGGTCAACGGAACCCAGCTGCTACACCCCGGCATGCAGGTGGAGAAAGTCGATGCCACAGCTCCCGGAGGTGCACGATGA
- a CDS encoding ABC transporter permease subunit, which yields MKRFSFSSVMLVLGLLFIYLPMLILVIYSFNASKLVTVWGGWSVKWYVGLLDNTQLMGSVMRSLEIACYTAVAAVALGTLAAFVLTRVTRFKGRTLFGGLVTAPLVMPEVITGLSLLLLFVAMAQMIGWPQERGIVTIWIAHTTFCAAYVAVVVSARLRELDLSIEEAAMDLGAKPWKVFFLITIPMIAPSLAAGGMMSFALSLDDLVLASFVSGPGSTTLPMEVFSAVRLGVKPEINAVASLILLSVSIVTFFVWFFSRRAEERRRKAIQQAIEEGAAANASQPQLKRSNQVAASA from the coding sequence ATGAAGCGCTTCAGTTTCTCCAGCGTGATGCTGGTGCTTGGCTTGCTGTTCATTTACCTGCCGATGCTGATCCTGGTGATCTATTCGTTCAACGCTTCCAAGCTGGTGACGGTGTGGGGCGGCTGGTCGGTGAAGTGGTACGTCGGCCTGCTCGACAATACCCAGTTGATGGGTTCGGTCATGCGCTCGCTGGAAATCGCCTGCTACACGGCGGTGGCGGCAGTGGCGCTGGGCACTCTGGCGGCCTTCGTGCTGACCCGGGTCACCCGCTTCAAGGGGCGCACCCTGTTCGGTGGTTTGGTCACCGCGCCGCTGGTGATGCCAGAGGTGATTACCGGTCTGTCGCTGTTGCTGCTGTTCGTGGCCATGGCGCAGATGATCGGCTGGCCGCAGGAGCGTGGCATCGTCACCATCTGGATCGCACACACCACGTTCTGTGCAGCCTATGTGGCGGTGGTGGTGTCGGCACGTCTGCGTGAGCTGGACCTGTCGATCGAAGAGGCGGCCATGGACTTGGGTGCCAAGCCGTGGAAGGTGTTCTTCCTGATCACCATCCCGATGATCGCGCCGTCGTTGGCGGCGGGCGGCATGATGTCGTTCGCGCTGTCGCTGGACGACCTGGTTCTGGCCAGCTTCGTGTCAGGCCCGGGTTCGACGACCTTGCCGATGGAAGTGTTCTCGGCCGTGCGCCTGGGCGTGAAGCCCGAGATCAACGCCGTAGCCAGCTTGATTCTGCTGTCGGTGTCCATCGTGACCTTCTTCGTCTGGTTCTTCAGCCGCCGTGCCGAAGAGCGTCGCCGCAAGGCGATTCAGCAGGCAATTGAAGAGGGGGCTGCAGCAAACGCTTCGCAGCCTCAGCTCAAGCGCTCGAACCAGGTGGCTGCATCAGCCTGA
- a CDS encoding ABC transporter permease subunit: MKIRKLKRAFQRLTPEGRHVVIGIPFIWLFLFFMLPFFIVLKISFAEADVAIPPYTEIYTYVEDKIQLVLNLANYGLLTEDELYISAYLGSLKMAFFSTLLCLLIGYPMAYAIANAKKETQTVLLLLIMMPTWTAILIRVYAWMGILSNNGLLNGFLLWTGLIDQPLQILNTNLAVYIGVVYSYLPFMILPLFANLVKHDQSLLEAASDLGSSTFNSFWKITVPLSKNGIIAGCMLVFIPVVGEFVIPELLGGPETLMIGKVLWQEFFNNRDWPVASALAVVMLAILIVPILLFNRSQAKEMEGRA, encoded by the coding sequence ATGAAAATTCGCAAGCTCAAGCGAGCCTTCCAACGCCTGACCCCGGAGGGGCGGCACGTGGTGATCGGGATTCCGTTCATCTGGCTGTTCCTGTTCTTCATGCTGCCGTTCTTCATCGTGCTGAAGATCAGCTTCGCTGAAGCCGACGTAGCGATCCCGCCGTATACCGAGATCTATACCTACGTCGAAGACAAGATCCAGTTGGTACTCAACCTGGCCAACTACGGCCTGTTGACCGAGGATGAACTGTACATCTCGGCCTACCTGGGTTCGTTGAAGATGGCCTTCTTCAGCACCCTGCTGTGCCTGCTGATCGGCTACCCGATGGCCTATGCCATCGCCAATGCCAAGAAGGAAACCCAGACGGTTCTGCTGCTGCTGATCATGATGCCGACCTGGACCGCGATCCTGATCCGCGTCTATGCCTGGATGGGCATCCTCAGCAACAACGGCCTGCTCAATGGCTTCTTGCTGTGGACTGGGTTGATCGATCAGCCGTTACAGATCCTCAACACCAACCTGGCGGTGTATATCGGCGTGGTCTATTCGTACCTGCCGTTTATGATTCTGCCGCTGTTCGCCAACCTGGTGAAGCACGATCAAAGCTTGCTCGAAGCGGCTTCGGACCTGGGGTCGAGCACTTTCAACAGCTTCTGGAAGATCACCGTGCCGCTGTCGAAGAACGGCATCATCGCCGGCTGCATGCTGGTGTTCATCCCGGTAGTAGGCGAGTTCGTCATCCCTGAACTGCTCGGCGGCCCGGAAACCTTGATGATCGGTAAAGTGCTGTGGCAGGAATTCTTCAATAACCGTGACTGGCCGGTGGCCTCTGCCTTGGCGGTGGTGATGCTGGCGATCCTGATCGTGCCGATCCTGCTGTTCAACCGCAGCCAGGCTAAAGAAATGGAGGGCAGAGCATGA
- the potA gene encoding polyamine ABC transporter ATP-binding protein has translation MAVASGAYKKALEGGQQPKQVLVKIDRVTKKFDETVAVDDVSLEIRKGEIFALLGGSGSGKSTLLRMLAGFERPTEGRIFLDGVDITDMPPYERPINMMFQSYALFPHMTVAQNIAFGLQQDKMPKAEIDARVAEMLKLVHMTQYAKRKPHQLSGGQRQRVALARSLAKRPKLLLLDEPMGALDKKLRSQMQLELVEIIERVGVTCVMVTHDQEEAMTMAQRIAIMHLGWIAQIGSPVDIYETPTSRLVCEFIGNVNLFEGDVVDDAEGYAIIASPELERKIYVGHGITTSVEDKHITYALRPEKLLVTTTQPDFEHNWSRGKVHDIAYLGGHSVFYVELPSGKIVQTFVANAERQGARPTWGDEVFVWWEDDSGVVLRS, from the coding sequence ATGGCAGTTGCCTCCGGTGCCTATAAAAAAGCCCTCGAGGGTGGCCAGCAACCCAAGCAGGTGCTGGTCAAGATCGACCGGGTTACAAAAAAATTCGACGAAACCGTCGCCGTGGACGATGTGTCCCTGGAAATCCGCAAAGGCGAGATCTTCGCCCTGCTAGGTGGCTCCGGCTCCGGCAAATCGACCTTGCTGCGTATGCTGGCTGGCTTCGAGCGCCCGACAGAAGGGCGGATCTTCCTCGATGGCGTCGACATCACCGACATGCCGCCGTACGAGCGGCCAATCAACATGATGTTCCAGTCCTACGCGCTGTTCCCGCACATGACCGTTGCGCAGAACATCGCCTTCGGCCTGCAGCAGGACAAAATGCCCAAGGCCGAGATCGACGCCCGCGTGGCCGAGATGCTCAAGCTGGTGCACATGACTCAGTACGCCAAGCGCAAGCCACACCAGCTTTCCGGTGGCCAGCGTCAGCGGGTGGCGCTGGCTCGCTCCCTGGCCAAACGCCCCAAGCTGCTGCTGCTCGATGAGCCAATGGGTGCGCTGGACAAGAAACTGCGGTCGCAGATGCAACTGGAACTGGTGGAAATCATCGAGCGCGTGGGCGTGACCTGCGTGATGGTGACCCACGACCAGGAAGAGGCCATGACCATGGCCCAGCGCATCGCCATCATGCATCTAGGCTGGATCGCCCAGATCGGCTCGCCAGTGGACATCTACGAGACCCCTACCAGCCGCCTGGTGTGCGAATTCATCGGTAACGTCAACCTGTTCGAGGGTGATGTGGTCGACGACGCCGAGGGCTACGCGATCATTGCCAGCCCTGAGCTGGAGCGCAAGATCTACGTGGGCCACGGCATCACCACCTCGGTGGAAGACAAGCACATCACCTACGCATTGCGCCCGGAGAAACTCCTGGTCACCACCACCCAGCCAGACTTCGAGCACAACTGGTCGCGCGGCAAGGTGCATGACATCGCCTACCTGGGCGGCCACTCGGTGTTCTATGTTGAGTTGCCCAGCGGCAAGATCGTCCAGACCTTCGTCGCCAATGCCGAACGCCAGGGCGCCCGGCCGACCTGGGGCGATGAAGTGTTCGTGTGGTGGGAAGACGACAGCGGCGTGGTACTGCGGTCATGA